The Trichoderma atroviride chromosome 5, complete sequence genome contains a region encoding:
- a CDS encoding uncharacterized protein (EggNog:ENOG41~TransMembrane:9 (o6-26i52-72o78-97i104-123o135-160i172-192o212-229i241-261o273-291i)): MIEDKYIGLALAMSSALAIGTSFVITKKGLLQAEERHGFEGDGFVYMKSPMWWAGIATLGIGEICNFAAYAFAPAILVTPLGALSVLIGAVLGSYFLDEELGTLGKLGSAICLIGAVIIVLHAPPDEEIETVDEILQYAIQPGFLLYAFAVVAFAVFMIYRIAPVYGKRNALIYLSICSTVGSISVMSVKAFGIALKLTFAGHNQFSHPSTYVFMILTTVCILTQMNYFNKALASFPTNIVNPLYYVTFTTATLCASFILFSGFNTTDPVNTLSLLCGFLVTFTGVYLLNLSRGDPHGQRLVAGRGDFDAAGTDMISGFQTRRSMQSRRSENNSRHSLSSFHGDRQGLIRAYDEEEAAGFGLTDLADSEDDDRHLNGANGSNGRANGSANGKKQYTSSDIELESRKDADR; encoded by the exons ATGATTGAGGACAA ATACATCGGCCTGGCGTTGGCCATGTCATCGGCCTTGGCCATTG GCACCAGTTTCGTCATCACCAAAAAG GGATTATTACAAGCTGAAGAGCGACACGGCTTCGAAGGCGATGGATTTGTGTATATGAAAAGCCCCATGTGGTGGGCAGGAATTGCAACTC TTGGCATCGGAGAGATATGCAACTTCGCCGCCTACGCTTTTGCCCCGGCTATCTTGGTGACTCCTCTGGGAGCTCTCAGTGTCCTGATCGGCGCCGTGCTGGGATCATATTTCCTGGATGAGGAGCTTGGCACGCTGGGCAAACTGGGCAGTGCCATTTGCCTGATCGgtgccgtcatcatcgtttTGCACGCCCCTCCTGACGAAGAAATCGAGACGGTCGATGAGATTCTACAATATGCCATCCAGCCAG GTTTCCTGTTGTATGCCTTTGCTGTCGTGGCTTTTGCCGTCTTCATGATCTACCGAATTGCCCCCGTGTACGGCAAGCGAAACGCCCTGATCTACCTGTCCATCTGCTCCACCGTCGGCTCCATCTCTGTCATGTCCGTCAAGGCGTTTGGCATTGCTCTGAAGCTCACATTTGCTGGCCACAACCAATTCTCGCACCCTTCGACCTACGTCTTTATGATTCTCACGACAGTCTGCATCCTGACGCAGATGAACTACTTTAACAAGGCTCTCGCTTCGTTCCCGACCAACAT TGTCAACCCGCTGTACTACGTCACATTCACCACCGCGACTCTCTGCGCctccttcatcctcttcagcGGCTTCAACACGACCGACCCTGTCAATACGCTCTCCTTGCTCTGCGGTTTCCTCGTCACCTTCACTGGAGTGTACTTGCTGAACCTTTCTCGCGGAGATCCTCACGGACAGAGACTGGTTGCGGGCCGAGGCGactttgatgctgctggcacgGATATGATCTCTGGCTTTCAAACTCGCCGCAGCATGCAATCCCGAAGGAGCGAAAACAACTCGAGGCACAGCCTGAGCAGCTTTCACGGCGATCGACAGGGTCTGATCCGGGCCtacgatgaggaagaggccgcgGGTTTCGGCCTCACCGACCTCGCCGacagcgaagacgacgaccgCCATCTCAACGGTGCGAACGGCTCCAATGGCAGGGCAAACGGCTCGGCAAATGGCAAGAAGCAGTATACCAGCAGTGACATTGAGCTCGAGTCACGAAAGGATGCCGACAGGTAG